One window of Halichondria panicea chromosome 7, odHalPani1.1, whole genome shotgun sequence genomic DNA carries:
- the LOC135339068 gene encoding LOW QUALITY PROTEIN: coiled-coil domain-containing protein 124-like (The sequence of the model RefSeq protein was modified relative to this genomic sequence to represent the inferred CDS: substituted 1 base at 1 genomic stop codon) → MPKKFKGENTKASVAKEKKAAARNEADEKKSREEEDAYWKDDDKQVARKQERMMERERKRIEQLEKKQEAKRLLEAEEASLPSKSSSGSTKLTRAQIEATQRQPVAAAAPLPKGVTEGLVLEENPNLLLRQSQAEGVLDARTVDEALVVLGGPQGAVDMHPERRQKAAYAAFEERELPRLKKENPNMRQSQIKQMLRKDWMKSPENPLNRHFSXHLMSCIVVPLALFLWTAVFKPLVAWFTGKGGEKAVKDGVKSEDTNSEPEPEPLKKVDDSDLRHRTQAVAAESS, encoded by the exons ATGCCTAAGAAGTTCAAAGGCGAGAACACTAAAGCCTCTGTTGCAAAAGAGAAGAAGGCTGCTGCCAGAAATGAGGCTGACGAGAAAAAAAGTCGAGAGGAGGAGGATGCCTACTGGAAAGATGATGACAAACAAGTAGCCAGAAAGCAAGAGCGAATG ATGGAACGAGAGCGTAAGAGAATAGAGCAGTTGGAGAAGAAGCAAGAAGCCAAGCGACTGTTGGAGGCCGAGGAAGCGTCTCTCCCATCAAAATCTAGCTCTGGATCGACTAAACTAACCCGTGCTCAAATAGAGGCCACACAGAGACAGCCTGTAGCAGCTGCAGCACCTCTACCCAAGGGAGTGACTGAGGGTCTGGTACTCGAGGAGAATCCAAACCTTCTCTTGCGGCAAAGCCAAGCCGAGGGTGTACTAGATGCTCGGACTGTAGATGAAGCTCTTGTGGTGTTGGGAGGCCCACAAGGTGCCGTGGACATGCATCCAGAGAGACGACAGAAAGCTGCCTATGCTGCATTCGAGGAAAGAGAGTTACCACGTTTGAAAAAAGAGAACCCGAATATGAGACAGTCTCAAATTAAGCAAATGCTTCGTAAAGACTGGATGAAGTCACCTGAAAATCCTCTGAACCGACACTTCTCATGACATCTAA TGTCTTGTATTGTGGTGCCTCTGGCGCTGTTTCTGTGGACGGCTGTGTTCAAGCCATTGGTGGCTTGGTTCACAGGAAAGGGGGGAGAGAAGGCTGTCAAGGATGGGGTCAAATCCGAGGACACTAACTCAGAGCCAGAGCCAGAGCCTCTAAAGAAGGTCGATGATTCTGACCTCAG GCATCGGACCCAAGCTGTGGCTGCTGAGAGCTCATGA
- the LOC135338940 gene encoding uncharacterized protein LOC135338940 yields the protein MFHLVKLFSVPVRFYQQAVICRLCSSSETKEGKRWSDIRKKQKSHYPDGWKPKKKLTRYQMDYLRTLKQNYPEGWSVSKLAGQFGISPSAVVRILKSKWEPSPEVQKKQDSRALELREQRRQEATGRTSVKELAQNTEEMHTEADAGTTSYSTGIDRSMEGYV from the exons ATGTTTCATCTTGTGAAGTTGTTCTCTGTGCCAGTGAGGTTCTATCAGCAAGCAGTCATTTGCAGATTATGCAGCTCTTCTGAGACTAAAGAAGG GAAAAGATGGTCAGACATTCGCAAGAAACAAAAGTCACATTATCCTGATGGCTGGAAGCCCAAGAAGAAGCTCACACGCTACCAAATGGACTACCTCCGTACTCTAAAGCAAAACTATCCTGAGGGGTGGAGTGTCAGCAAGCTAGCCGGTCAGTTTGGGATCAGTCCATCAGCAGTCGTTCGTATCCTCAAAAGCAAGTGGGAGCCATCACCAGAGGTGCAGAAGAAGCAGGACAGTAGAGCTTTGGAACTGAGGGAGCAGAGGAGACAGGAGGCAACGGGGAGGACCAGTGTGAAGGAGCTAGCGCAGAACACAGAAGAAATGCATACTGAGGCAGACGCTGGAACAACTAGCTATAGCACTGGAATAGATAGATCGATGGAAGGCTATGTTTAG